From Flexistipes sp., one genomic window encodes:
- a CDS encoding sigma-54-dependent transcriptional regulator, producing the protein MQTKIFVVDDERYTLDFFEALLINENVQVFKFRSPIEAFKAVEKNEPDLIISDIVMPEMSGLEFLEELNKKYPYITVILVTAYASIEKAVQAIKKGAFDFLTKPFDDIEEVTIKIKKGLENSRLKNRVKVLQENVNELYGIDNIVSKSKKMNDILSMVKKVSGISSNILISGESGTGKELIARSIHQLSSRKNERFLPINCAAIPENLQESLFFGYEKGAFTGADSLHRGYFEEADGGTLFLDEIGETDPNFQVKLLRVIQEKSVKRLGANKSLDVDVRLICATNKNLESEVEKGNFRQDLYYRINVIKIEIPPLRERAEDVPYLVDFFIKRYNREFSKNLKGADSGFMKHLYEYDWPGNVRELENIIERSTALAEKDYLSVDNLPETFFSNSNSGGRFSGDSLKYKDARDEFEKSYLKRLLELSDNNITRASKLAGVDPATMHRKVNKYLKE; encoded by the coding sequence ATGCAAACTAAGATATTTGTAGTGGATGATGAGCGTTATACACTTGATTTTTTTGAAGCTCTTTTAATTAACGAGAATGTGCAGGTGTTTAAGTTCCGCTCACCGATTGAGGCGTTTAAAGCAGTAGAGAAAAATGAGCCGGATTTGATTATCAGTGACATTGTGATGCCGGAAATGAGCGGTCTTGAGTTTCTGGAGGAACTGAACAAAAAATATCCATATATTACGGTAATTCTGGTAACCGCTTATGCCTCTATAGAAAAAGCTGTTCAGGCGATAAAAAAGGGTGCCTTTGATTTTCTTACCAAACCTTTCGATGATATTGAAGAAGTTACCATTAAAATCAAGAAAGGACTGGAAAACAGCCGACTTAAAAATCGTGTAAAGGTTTTGCAGGAAAATGTAAACGAACTGTACGGCATTGACAATATTGTTTCCAAAAGTAAAAAGATGAATGATATTCTTTCTATGGTAAAAAAGGTTTCAGGCATCAGCAGCAACATTCTTATAAGCGGTGAGTCCGGTACAGGTAAAGAGCTGATTGCAAGGTCAATTCATCAGCTGAGCAGCAGAAAAAATGAACGGTTTCTTCCAATAAACTGTGCGGCTATCCCGGAAAATCTACAGGAAAGCTTATTCTTTGGTTATGAAAAAGGCGCTTTTACCGGTGCCGATTCCCTGCACAGAGGCTATTTTGAAGAGGCTGACGGGGGAACACTTTTTTTAGATGAAATTGGTGAAACTGATCCCAATTTTCAGGTGAAGTTGTTAAGAGTGATACAAGAAAAGTCTGTTAAAAGACTGGGGGCAAACAAATCTTTGGATGTTGATGTGAGGTTGATTTGTGCCACAAACAAAAATCTGGAGAGTGAAGTAGAAAAGGGAAATTTCAGACAGGATTTGTATTACAGAATTAATGTGATTAAAATTGAGATTCCTCCATTAAGGGAGCGCGCAGAAGATGTGCCTTATCTTGTGGATTTTTTTATCAAAAGATATAACCGGGAGTTCAGCAAGAACTTGAAAGGTGCCGATTCGGGATTTATGAAGCACCTGTATGAATATGACTGGCCGGGAAATGTCCGCGAACTGGAAAATATAATCGAAAGATCCACCGCTTTGGCTGAAAAAGATTATCTCAGTGTGGATAATTTACCGGAAACTTTTTTCTCAAACAGCAATTCAGGGGGACGGTTTTCCGGGGACAGCCTGAAATATAAAGATGCAAGGGATGAGTTTGAAAAAAGTTATTTGAAAAGATTACTTGAATTGTCAGATAATAATATAACAAGGGCAAGTAAGCTTGCCGGTGTGGATCCAGCCACTATGCATCGCAAAGTTAACAAATATCTGAAGGAATAG